A single window of Lutzomyia longipalpis isolate SR_M1_2022 chromosome 1, ASM2433408v1 DNA harbors:
- the LOC129790331 gene encoding prenylated Rab acceptor protein 1, whose translation MDVNIDMSDKVSGNMNPPPQPETKNLFSSVFNRSRVPNMVELLREMRQNIRPWSEFLNMSNFKTVANIQRLTGRLVRNLAYFQSNYLFVFLGLVFYCLLTSPLILIVLGGVFYACYKVKQHNTKITIFQRELNAGQQCILINCAAIPILYLAGAGAAMFWVLGASFFFISLHAIFYNIDAVVTEDTETFLTETV comes from the exons ATGGATGTTAATATTGATATGAGTGACAAGGTGAGCGGGAATATGAATCCGCCACCGCAGCCTGAAACGAAGAATCTCTTCAGCTC GGTCTTCAATCGCAGCCGAGTCCCCAATATGGTGGAACTTTTGCGTGAGATGCGACAGAACATCCGGCCATGGTCGGAATTCCTCAATATGAGCAATTTCAAGACAGTCGCCAACATTCAGCGTCTCACGGGGCGCCTCGTGCGGAATCTTGCCTACTTCCAGAGCAACTATCTCTTTGTCTTCTTGGGCTTGGTGTTCTACTGTCTCCTCACGTCACCACTGATCCTCATTGTCCTCGGTGGGGTCTTCTATGCGTGCTACAAAGTCAAGCAACACAACACAAAGATCACGATTTTCCAGCGAGAACTCAATGCTGGTCAGCAGTGTATCCTCATCAATTGTGCCGCCATCCCCATTCTCTACCTGGCTGGAGCAGGAGCGGCGATGTTTTGGGTCTTGGGAGCTtcattcttcttcatctcccTCCATGCAATCTTCTACAACATTGACGCTGTTGTCACGGAGGACACGGAAACCTTCCTCACGGAGACAGTCTAA
- the LOC129789337 gene encoding exonuclease 3'-5' domain-containing protein 2 — MSTDRKSLIRHTLVASVGIGLMYIVLKNRGNLLRKWRSIWDRKNPLNRQKIEIVNDVEHCRRVVEILRNHCQKYQVLGFDCEWVTVNGIRHPIALLQLASHTGLCALFRLSHIKGIPLDLKELLEREDIVKVGVAPNEDARLLCQDYSVTVASVLDLRSMAQLVGEQPLGLSKLSQSFLNIELDKDWRLRCSDWAAHELNAKQIQYAANDAFVAIELFKYFAGRIAPTKGGGFWNPSGHDLNETLSICTPFIDVSFKYKNTPQQGSSKKNGKNFLKKEAAVKENKRAFSTRSRPLYYNCFMEAPDGELLCAMDVRKADWYIAKGLAVLIKEDPYTVRLAFEPSGRATGNVGDFDKQLKVNQCVVCGHDESYIRKYVVPREYRKFFPVIMKSHSSHDVLLLCTRCHQKSNKHDLDLRQKLSVECSAPLENHPDGAKFREDTQLKKLKSLALALTERRSTLPEGRINEMEARILEKFPSWDEVTSERLKEILEMTTLVPNSSYRPHGEIVVEHYKATTGLVSLEKLWREYFLTTMKPKFLPEYWSVTHNQDRLEIKADRGRVTMEDLLQAGIGTHQNAGNSGEITKTNEE, encoded by the exons ATGAGCACTGACCGGAAGTCCCTGATTCGCCACACCCTGGTGGCTTCCGTGGGGATTGGGTTGATGTACATTGTTTTAAAGAATCGTGGGAATTTACTGCGGAAGTGGCGAAGCATCTGGGACAGGAAGAATCCACTGAATAGGCAGAAGATTGAGATTGTCAATGACGTGGAGCACTGCCGGAGGGTTGTGGAGATCCTGAGGAA CCACTGCCAGAAGTACCAGGTCCTGGGATTTGACTGCGAATGGGTGACTGTCAATGGGATCAGGCACCCCATTGCTCTCCTTCAGCTGGCCTCCCACACAGGACTGTGTGCCCTCTTCCGCTTAAGCCACATCAAAGGTATCCCGCTGGATCTGAAGGAGTTGCTGGAACGTGAGGACATTGTCAAAGTAGGCGTTGCTCCCAATGAGGATGCTCGGTTGCTGTGTCAGGATTACTCAGTCACCGTGGCAAGTGTTCTCGATCTCCGGAGCATGGCTCAGCTTGTTGGGGAACAACCTCTTGGACTCAGCAAACTCTCCCAGAGCTTCCTGAACATTGAACTGGACAAAGATTGGCGTCTTCGTTGCTCAGACTGGGCAGCTCATGAATTGAATGCTAAACAAATTCAATATGCTGCCAATGATGCCTTTGTGGCTATTGAACTGTTCAAATACTTTGCCGGACGGATAGCTCCGACAAAAGGAGGAGGTTTCTGGAACCCCAGTGGGCATGATCTCAATGAAACTTTGAGCATCTGCACGCCATTCATTGATGTATCCTTTAAGTACAAGAACACACCACAGCAGGGATCGAGTAAGAAGAATGGGAAGAATTTCCTGAAGAA GGAAGCAGCAGTGAAGGAGAACAAGAGAGCCTTCAGCACACGTTCACGTCCTCTGTACTACAACTGCTTCATGGAGGCACCCGATGGGGAGCTCCTCTGTGCAATGGATGTCCGGAAAGCAGATTGGTACATCGCAAAAGGCCTCGCGGTGCTCATAAAGGAAGATCCCTACACTGTCCGGCTGGCTTTTGAGCCCTCAGGACGTGCCACAGGGAATGTGGGAGACTTTGATAAGCAGCTGAAAGTCAATCAATGCGTTGTATGTGGGCATGATGAATCCTACATCCGGAAGTACGTTGTCCCGCGGGAATATCGCAAATTCTTCCCTGTCATCATGAAGAGTCACTCCAGCCATGATGTCCTCCTGCTCTGCACACGATGCCACCAGAAGAGCAATAAACATGACCTGGATCTCCGGCAGAAACTCTCAGTGGAGTGCAGTGCTCCGCTGGAGAATCATCCGGATGGTGCAAAATTCCGGGAAGACACCCAACTCAA GAAACTAAAATCTCTCGCCCTGGCATTGACAGAGAGGAGAAGCACCCTCCCAGAGGGAAGAATCAATGAGATGGAAGCAAGAATCTTGGAAAAATTCCCTTCTTGGGATGAAGTAACTTCGGAGAGATTGAAAGAAATCCTCGAAATGACCACTCTTGTGCCTAATTCATCCTACAGACCTCACGGGGAGATTGTCGTGGAACACTACAAAGCCACCACGGGGCTCGTGAGTCTCGAGAAACTCTGGCGAGAGTACTTCCTGACCACAATGAAACCCAAATTCCTCCCTGAATACTGGTCAGTGACGCACAATCAGGATAGATTGGAGATAAAAGCCGATCGAGGGCGTGTAACAATGGAGGATTTACTTCAGGCTGGGATTGGTACTCACCAAAATGCAGGGAATTCAGGAGAAATCACAAAAACAAATGAAGAATAG
- the LOC129789887 gene encoding NADH dehydrogenase [ubiquinone] 1 alpha subcomplex subunit 10, mitochondrial: MAGVLRLSVVRFLPTAVKPAVVPVVQQKCGISGRSMRGSQKIVKPPPYPYKTKKYGFLQAIFDHTRKRFDENTKIIAVEGPLAAGKSKFAKELADELEMHYIPEANMDMYYINSYGFDARTLDPEFPASLKSYDEKTFCRTPKHPNAAAFQFNMYALRFWQYVEALNHLFNTGQGVVLDRSCYSDMVFIEAMAKNGYISKGARSFYYDIRKNTLQELMKPHLVVYLDVSVEQVKKNLKKRALPHEANSPALTDQYLRDIESFYKQLYLKEISTHAELLVYDWNEGGDTEVVVEDIERIDFDRFDKHDPKMKDWRWGLNLEWDFNNRRMKYSVQKNVLEGLFNVPRLDVPELLVDAEDSKQAQDVLETAPGWGYSKGFNPDQGDQVTWKF, encoded by the exons ATGGCAGGAGTTTTGAGATTGAGTGTTGTGCGCTTCCTGCCGACTGCAGTGAAGCCCGCTGTGGTGCCGGTGGTGCAGCAGAAATGTGGAATTTCCGGGCGATCAATGCGAGGAAGTCAGAAGATTGTGAAACCTCCTCCTTACCCATACAAAACCAAGAAATACGGCTTCCTCCAGGCTATCTTTGATCACACCAGGAAGCGTTTTGATGAAAACACCAAA ATTATCGCCGTGGAGGGACCCCTGGCTGCGGGGAAGAGCAAGTTTGCCAAGGAGCTGGCTGATGAGCTGGAGATGCACTACATCCCTGAAGCAAATATGGATATGTATTACATAAATTCTTATGGATTCGATGCCCGTACGCTCGATCCGGAATTCCCAGCATCGTTGAAGAGCTACGACGAGAAGACCTTCTGCCGTACCCCGAAGCATCCCAATGCTGCTGCCTTTCAGTTCAACATGTACGCTCTGCGCTTCTGGCAGTACGTAGAGGCACTCAATCACCTGTTCAACACCGGTCAGGGAGTCGTCCTGGACAGGAGTTGCTACTCTGACATGGTCTTCATCGAGGCAATGGCCAAAAATGG GTACATTTCAAAGGGTGCTCGATCCTTCTACTACGATATCCGGAAGAATACACTTCAGGAGCTAATGAAGCCCCATTTGGTTGTTTATTTGGACGTTTCCGTGGAGCAGGTGAAGAAGAATCTTAAGAAGCGCGCTCTGCCCCATGAAGCGAATTCTCCCGCCCTCACGGATCAATATCTGCGTGATATTGAATCCTTCTACAAGCAGCTCTACCTCAAGGAGATCAGCACCCACGCTGAGCTGCTTGTGTACGATTGGAATGAGGGTGGAGATACGGAAGTTGTCGTGGAGGACATTGAGCGGATTGATTTTGATCGCTTCGACAAGCACGACCCGAAGATGAAGGATTGGCGATGGGGCCTCAATCTTGAGTGGGATTTCAACAATCGCCGGATGAAGTACAGTGTGCAGAAGAATGTCCTCGAGGGGCTCTTCAATGTGCCCCGTCTGGATGTTCCGGAACTCCTTGTTGATGCTGAGGACTCCAAGCAGGCTCAGGATGTCCTGGAAACG GCTCCCGGATGGGGTTATTCGAAGGGTTTCAATCCTGACCAGGGTGATCAAGTGACGTGGAAGTtctag